The genomic interval TGTTTTTCCGGTTCAGGAATCTCATGCATGCTGAAACCTCATGTTCTTCCTTGCATTAATGTGATGTGGTTGATGCCTCCCTAATCGGTTCCTGCTAAGTTTTCTGGCCAAGCGTCGATTTCAAACTTAACCATCACAGTACCCAACTGATCTTTTGAAGAGGTCAACACTAACAGCTTCGCGAGTTGCAAAGACTTCTCTCACCATGAAATTCCTCAATACAGTTCGTACTTGAGCCACTGGCAGGGGAGCGTGCCGTTATAAACCGCCACCCGCTGAGCCGATTTGAGGCCAATGTGTTGCGACAGGGCTTTGTTGCCGCTGAGCACAAAGGCCGTCCAGCCTTTGAAGCGCTGCTTCAGCACGTTCCCCAACAGTTTGTAGAAGGCTCCTAGATCTTCGTCGGCACCCAAACGTTCGCCGTAGGGTGGGTTGCACAGCAGAAAGCCGCCGTCGGCGGGGGCTTCTAGGTCGGCCAAGTCGGCAGCCCAAAAGTTAAGCTGCTCGTCCAGATCGCAGCGTTGGGCATTGAGGCGGGCCTGGTGAATGATGTCGGGATCGCGATCGCACCCCCCCACCCAAGTGCCTAAATTCTCTTTACGCGCTGCCTCCGCCTCTTGCCACAGGCGATCCCACAGGTCGCCATCAAAGTCAGGCCAGGTCTGAAAGCCAAACTCTTCGCGAAAAATGCCTGGGGCGATATTGAGCGCCGCCATGCTGGCTTCCAGGGGCAGCGTGCCCGATCCACAGAGAGGATCCAGCAGCGGCACATCGCCGGGCCAGTCGGTCAGCTTCACCAGCGCTGCCGCCAGGGATTCTTTCAGCGGGGCGGCTCCCACGGCGGGGCGGTAGCCACGGCGGTGCAGGCTGCTGCCCGAGCTGTCGAGGCTGACGGTGGCAGTGTCGTCTTGAATGTGGACGTTGAGCCGCACCTCGGGGTGTTGGGTGTCGATGGTGGAGCGATCGCCCCAGTGCTGCCGCTGCTGATCGACCACGGCATTTTTCACCTGAAGGGCAGTGAAATGGGTGTGGTTGAGGGTGCGGTTTTTGCCGGTGGCATCGACTGCGAAGGTAAGCTCAGGGGTGAGGTAAGGCCGCCAGTCAATGCTCTGAATGCCCTGGTAGAGATCTTCAGCGTCGCGGCAGGGGCATTCGCCCAGCTTGACCAGCACCCGAAAGACCAGCCGCGACCAAAGGTTGACCCGATACAGCAGGGCCAGGTCGCCCTCAAAGGCAACCCCGCAAAAGCCCGGCTCAACCTGCTGAGCACCTAAATCTTCGAGTTCGGCGGCGGCCAAGGCCTCGAGCCCACGGGCAACGGTGGCGAAATATGCGGCCATGGGGCCTCCCTATGAGTTCTTTTGTACGCCCCAGCATAGCGGGATCAAAGCCCGACTTTATAAGGCATCTACCGTTTTGTTAAGACCGGATATTTCGACACAGCTCTGGCTTAAAAGCTAAGCTATTCTATGGATAACATGATGGATAATACCCTTCTAGGTGTATTAGGTGTATGGTTGCTAGGCCAAGCAGCCCTAGGGTCACTTCTGTCCTTAGCCATCGCACTGGCCAACTGTCGAATTTTGAGAGGAACGACTTATTTCTAAGACGCAACTGGTAAACCGGCAAATTCGCTCACCTCAGGTGTTCTTAATCGACCAGGAGAACCAAAATCGGGGTCTCATGGAAACTCGCGAAGCGCTTACGCTGGCCGAGGATGCAGGACTTGACCTGGTGGTGGTCTCTAACGGCAAAGATGCCCCTGTGGCCAAAATTCTGGACTACGGCAAGCTTCAGTACCAGCAGAGTAAGCGGCAGAAGCAAAGCTCTAAGCCGTCTTTGAAAGAGGTCAAGCTGCGCCCCAACGTGGGTGAGTCTGACTACCAGCTCCGGATTCGCCGCTCGGTCGAGTGGCTGTCGAAGGGAGACTCGGTTAAGTTTTTGGTGCGCCTGCGTGGGCGTGAGCACCAGCACCGCGATCGCGCTGGAGAGCTGCTCGATAGAATCGTGAAGGATATTGGCGATGCGGGCAAAGTGCAGGCCCTCGACAAGAAGGCCTTGGTACTGATGATTACCCCCGCCTAAGGGGTAAGCCGATCGTTTTCCCTGCTGCATTCTGGCGACTGCTTGGTCGTCCCTGGTAGCTTTGCTCCTGAGTTCTACGGTTAGGTGGCCCAGTCTAAGAGCTGGGCCACCTGTTGCCATACCTTCACCGGATTAAAGGGTTTAGCAATTACTCCAGCCACGCCTAGGGCACAGAAGCGATCGCGATCGCTGGTCAACACCTTAGCCGTGAGCAAAATTATCGGTATGGCCTGGGTCTTGGGGTTAGCCTGAAGTTGCTCGTAGACCGCAAAGCCATCCATCTCGGGCATTGAGACATCTAGCAAGATGGCGTCCCAAGGGGTGGCCAAGGCTTTGTCTAAGCCCTCCTGCCCTGACCCAGCACTGTCGGTTTGCCACCCGCCAAACTCTTCAAGCGAGAGGCAAACTACTTCGCGAATGTCCAGTTCGTCGTCGATCACTAAAATCCGCTTGCTCATGATTTCTTCAGCGGCAGCGTAAAGAAAAATGTGCTGCCATAGCCGACCTGGCTCTCTACCCAGATTTCCCCGCCGTGCTGCTCCACAATCTGTTTGCAGATGGCCAGCCCCAGCCCGGTCCCCCGCGCTGCCGCGAATCCGACACATCCACCTGCTGAAAACGCTCAAAAATCATCTCCAGACGATCGGCTGGAATGCCTCGCCCCTGGTCTTTGACTGCGACTCGCGCCCAAACCGGCTGATCCCCAAGGGTAGTGTCAGGGGCCGCAATCGCTTTGGGAGTGAAGACCAGAGCCGCTGTCAGCCAAATTTTGCTCCCCGCCTCAGAAAATTTGATCGCGTTGCCCAGCAGGTTGGTGAGGGTTTGCACTACCGCATCGGGGGCGGCTAGCACCGTAGCGGCGGCGGGAGTGACCCCAATGGTGACCTTGGCTTCCAAGGCGATCGCCTCTACCCCGTTAACCGCCAGCGCCATCAGCTCATCCAGGCGGCAGGGCTCCAGATTGAGCTCAATGCGGCCCGACGTTAAACGCTCCAGGTCAAGAATATCGTTGACCAGCCGAATCAGCCTTTCAGTATTGTTAAGGGCCATACCCAGCATTTGCTGAGCTTTCTGGGGCCGGTTGTGCAGCACCCCCGACTCTAGAATGCCTAGAGCTCCCCGAATAGCCATTAGGGGCGTCCGCAACTCGTGGCTGATGATGGAAATGAACTCATCCTTGAGGCGGTCGATCCGGTAGCGATCGCTGATGTCGCGCACCACCACCAACACCTCGTCCTGGGTCACCGGAATAATTCGCGCCTCTTCGTAGATAGTCTCCCCCCCCACGACAAACTCGTACTCCTGGCGCTGAATGCTACCTGTCTCTAGGGCCAGTTCGACGCAGCGCTGACGCTCCTGGGCAATGGGGCTAGGCAGGTTGTCATAGACGCTGTTCTTGTAGAGCTGGCTGCGATCGCCTAGCCAAGTCACCGCCTCTGGGTTATAGATTTCTAGAGGACGACCTTCCCGTCCCAAGCGCATCAGCAGGTCAGGAATCGCGTTAATCAAGGCCTTTTGGGTAGCCTCGCTAGCCGCCAGAGAAGCCATTTGCTGCGCCACCTGATGCTCTAGCTCACGCTGGTAGTCGACCCGAAACCGCTCGACCTGCCGCCGCTCAGTAATGTCTTGGAACGTGTTGATGCTGTAGAGCACCTGCTCCAGGCTGTTGAACACCGGGATCGTGTGCACCTCTAAGGGAATGCGGCGATCGCCAGTGTCTACCTCAATGTCGTCGGTATAGGCGGTTTCACCCCGCAGCCCGCGCACCACCGGTAGCTCGTCGGTAGGGTACAACTCGTTGCTGCCGGCTCGGTAGAGCTGATAGGTTTCTGCCAACTGTCCAGAGTCGGCGGTCGTAACCCCGTTGACTAACAGTTCTTTACCCTTGGCATTGAGAAACAGCATTTGCCCCGCTTGGTCGTGCACGCTCAGGGCGACTGGCACCCCGTTCAGGAAAGTAGCTAGCGCATTCTCGCGGTCCTCAAGGGCACGAAACGACGACACCAGCTGGCCCACCATGCGGTCAAACCCCTGGCGCAGAGCTTCAACTTCTTGAATGGTGCTGGGCTGAGTGGGCGGCACAATCGCCAGGCCGTTGGTCAAAGCCTGGGTCGCCCGTTGGAGCGACAGAATCGGCTTGGCAATGTATTCAGCCGTCCAAATGCCCAGGCCGATCGACCCAATCAGGGCCAAGGCGCACAGCAGGGCTGTCCGGGCCGTGTTGGCATCGATGTCAGCCATAAATTCAGAGGCCGGCACCACGGTGACCAGCAGCCAGTTCAGTTCGCCCTGGAGCGGCGTTGTCTGCACAAAATACTGCTTTTGGTCAAACTGGAGGTGAGAAAAGCGCGGCGATCGCACGTTCTCAAGGCTGCCATAATCGGCAATCAGGCTGGCCGCTACTGTCCGGGTGAGTGGATTGCGGCTTTGACTCACCGCTAGTCGGCGAGACTGTAGCGCCACATTCTGCGCTGGATCAGAGCGCGGCTGTTGGTCAAACGGCAGCTCCCCAGTTGAGGTCGCCACCAGGTGACCGTCGGGCTCAATTAAGAAAATCTGACCCTCGCCGCTCGGGATCAGCTGCTGTAAAAACTCCCCCAGCTGGGTAAGCAAAATGCCAGTGCTAAAGACGCCGCCAAAGTCTCCCTTGGGGGTCTGAAAGGGGACAAACCGCACCATCACCAGCTGGGGCTGATCGTCTCCTCGCTCTAGGGTCACTACTAGCCGCCATAGCCCTTCTGGGTTAGCCTGGGCTGCCGCATACCACGGGTTGTCAGGGGGATCGCGGTGGGGGTCGTAGCCCTGTCGAATTGGCGGCAGCAGCGTCTTAGATTGGTCAGCGACATCTAGCTGATAACGGTAGAGCCGGTTGTCGACCACGGTCACGTTGCGCTGCCGCACTGAGAAAAATCCTGGGGATGCGTGACGAGCTACGTTTAGAAACGCACCGGCCTCATTGGCAATGACAATACCCGTCAGCTCTGGAAATAACTGGAGCTGCTCTACCAGGTGACTTTCCAATTCGACTAGGTCGGTGCTGCTAAACGTTCCGATTTCGAGCAGATAAGCATTGGTCTGAGCCACAAATCGGGACGTTTGCAGATAGGCATTAAGGTTTTCCCTCGCCCGCTGGCCCGTGCTCGTCATCATCTGACGGGCTATATCCTGCACGGCCTGCTGCCCACTGCGGTACGACAGGTAGCCCACCAACCCCGTAATGCCAATCACCTGTAGCAAGAACGGCACGATGAGCAAATTGCGCAGAGAAAACTTCATGGCTAGATCGAGTTCACTCAGCACATCGGATACAGGCAAAAGGTGTTGCCGCCGCGCCCTTTGGCGTCTTTGAGAGCCTGGTCAGCGGTTTTTAGCAGCAGATCGATGGAGAGGCTACCGGTGGGGGTGGTGCCGCCGATGCCTAAGCTCAAGGTAATGTAGTCGCCCTCATCAGAGGCGGGCTGAGGAATTTTGAGGTCGGTGACGGCCTGCTGCATGCGCGCGACCACCCGCAGCGCCCCATCCAGGTTGGTGTTAGGCAGCACAATTGCAAACTCATCGTCGCCGCAGCGGGCCACCAGATCAATGTTGGGGTTAATGGTGCAGTGTAGGGTGCGAGCAATGCGGCGCAGGGCAGCATCGCCCGCCTGCTGCCCGTAGATCTGATAGTAGGTGCGCAGGCTGTCGGGGCTGCACAAAATCAGCGAGAGCGGGGCCTGGTCCTGGCAGTGGCGCTCCCACTGCTGCTGCAAAAAGGCATCGAAGTGTAGGCCGTTGGCCACCTGAGTCAGGGGGTCGGTGGTCTCTTGCTGGGTCCAGTAGAGGGCTTGGCGACGGCGCATCTGCTCGATTTTCTGACGCAGTCGCGATCGCTCAATTCGGCTCAGCACTCGCGTTACCAGCTCTGGGCCCACGATAGGCTTACCGATTAGGTCATCAGCCCCCATCTCAAACACCTGGCGCACGGTCACAGTGTCAGGATGGGCTGCCACCATTAGAATGGGCAAGTTGCCAAACCGCGAGTCTTGGCGCACCACTTGGCATAGGTCAATGCCGCTAAAGGTAGGCATTTCTAAAGCCAGCAGCAGCAAGTCGGGCTGCACCTGGCGCAGCATCTCCCAAAACTGGCTGGAGTCGCCCAGCTCAGTCACCTGTAAACCCCAGGGAGTGAGCAGTTCTGTAATGGCACCCCGAGTGACGGGGTCATTGTCGACTACCATCACCCGTGCCTCGGGCGCTTGGGTTTCCGGCAAGAGGTGGCTTAAGGTATCAAAAATTTGGCTGGGGGTAGCCGGTGCCACTAGGTAGCGATCGCCCTGGAGACGAGCCACCTGCACCCGTTCCTCTAGACTGTCGCGGCAGGTCAAGACCAGCACCGGCAGCTGTGGAAACCGCTGCTTAACCTCCCGCAGGGGCGCTAATTTTCCGGCTAGAGGAGCGCTCTGGTCGAGGGTGAGCACCACCGCCTCCGCTCGGCCCTGGGCCAAGGTCTGCAAAAGCTCGCCTAGGTCGGTGGCCCGATCGAGGTGCCAACCGTGGCTGACAGCATCGTCCTGTAATTGGTTGATCAATTCGAGCTCCACCGACAGAATCACCCCAAGGTGGCAAGCCTGGCCAATCTCAGCTGATAGCGGTTTAGGGGTTAAGGCCAATGTCTGCTTGAGGTCGAGCAAGTGGCGAGAAAGCTGGTCAACTTCTGTGGTTTGCAGAGGGCGATCGCCCAGCAACTGCTCGATCTGGCGAGCGTAGGTCGAGCCTTCGTCATAGCCAAAGGTACCCAGCCCACCGGCCAGTCGATGGGCCTCATCCTGGGCAACGGTCCGCTGCTGGGGGGGCAAGTTGCCCGCCTGAAGCGATCGCACCGCCGCTTCTACCACCGCCAGCCGCTGCTGAATTGACGCCTGAAACCGAGCTGCGATCGCCTCTAAAGTCTTGCCCTTGGGCGCGGTAACCAGTACGGGCTCTTGAGTCTCTGCCTGAGCACCGCCGCTAGGCTCATGGAAACCATTATTGGCTGTTCCTAGAACCAAACTCGGCGGCAAATCGCGGAGGCGATAGCCCAGCCCGTACACCGTCTGAATCACACTTTCGACCACGCCGCTGCGCTTGAGGCGGTTGCGCAGATCCTTCACCAGGTTGGTCACGGCCCCTTCGGTGGGCGAATCGTCAATAGTCCACAGGTGGTCGAGAATGGCACTGCGGCTAAACACCCGCTGGGGATGGTGCAAAAACAGCTCCAGCAGGCTGTATTCCTTCGGCGTTAGGGGCACGGCCTGGCCGCTGTAGGTAACCTGAGCCAGGGTTGGGTTAAGGCACAGATGCCCCCACACCAGCGATGGAATGGTTGCCGCCCGCGCCCCCCGCCGCAGCAGAGCGCGAATGCGGGCTAGCACCTGAGACACCTCAAAGGGCTTGGTTACATAATCATCGGCCCCGGCGTCCAGCCCGGTAATCACATCCGCATCGCCGGCCTGGGCTGTCAGCATTAAGATCGGAGTAGACACTTCCTGCTCCCGCAGGTGACGGCATAAGCTAAGGCCATCCAGCCGGGGAACATTGATGTCTAGCAAAATTAGGTCGTAACTCCACAGGGCCGCTAGCTCTTGAGCAATGATGCCGTCAGCCGCCTGCTCCACGGTGTAGCGCGCCGCAGTCAAGTGAAAAACCAACAGTTCTCGGGTAGAGGGGTCATCCTCAACGAGCAAAATTTTCATCGGTGGGGCATAGCCAGAGTAGTAGATGCTGCCAATGCCGAGAGATAGTAGCCGGGCTGAAGCCAGCATAAGGCCAAGCCGATTACTGTCTGTCTATGGAACTCCACAAGCCAATCGTTTCGGTAAATTTACGATGGGCAAGAAAGTTAAGCACACCCTTTTTGTAATGACAATTGCGACCCTGCACAGGCTCTTGGCGACTCGCCTGACAGCATTTGCCCAGTAGCGCTAAGAGTAAAGGACCTATCTAGCCGAGCTAAATATTTCTTAGCATATCGTTAAGGATTTATTTTCTCTACCGCCTCAGCTACAAAGGGGGCTGCCAGGTGCCTCGCTGCAGAGCTGCCTGCACGGCCGTCCGTTGATCACGGTGGGTAATCCAGCGGTGGTAGGTGCGATTGTGAATGGCCACCGAGTGCCCCATCATACGGGCCGCTACAGTGTCGGGCAGGCCAAAGTGAATGGTGCGTACTGCCCAGGCGTGGCGCAGGTCGTAGGGCGAGAACGGCACCCCATAGCGCCTAAACTGAATCGCTACCTGCTGACCAATCCGCTGAAGGGTAGTCTGAGCTAGATCGGTGTTGATGGGCGGTAGGGCGCCCTGGCGCAGGTCGAAGCGCTCGATCCACTCTGGATAAAAGGGCCACACATCGTGCAGACCTGTCTTGGTCGTTTCGAGCACCGTAATCCGCCCCTCAGGGTCGCCCTGGAGGAGGTCTTGGTAGTCACAGAAAAAGACTTCGTGATTGCGCAGGCCATAGGTGGCCATCACCCCATACACATAGCGCCAGGCCGGATTTGGGATGCGATCGCACCATTCCACAATTACCTCGTCGGAAGGTAAGAGCCGTCGCTGGGCCTTGCTGTTGCCGTAGGTGCCGGCCAGCTGCTCAAAATTCTCGGGCAGGGCCAGACCCTGAAAGTCAGCAAAGGCTTTTAGGGCCGTACAGGCTACCTGACGGCTGCGAGACTGGGGCGATAAGGTTTCTAGGGTAGCTACAATAGCCGCCTCAAGCGGCTGGCGGGGCTGCTGCTCAGCCTGCACCAGCAGCTTTTTAAGGTAGGGGGCATAGGCTTTATCCCAAGTGGTTTTGCGCGAGGCCATGGCAGCGACATCAGCGCAGGGTTGCGCCATCAGGTGGGCCTCAAACTGGGCAACCCGGTCAGCTAGGGGCATCGTCTCCTGCTGACAATCTGCCGCTGGAGCCAGATAGTTGGCCCAGCTAAAACGGCGCTCGATCAGCTGGGCAGCGATCACTTTGGCCTCGCGCTCGATCTGCTTGAGCCCGGCGGGGGTGGCGGGCAGCTTGAGGGGAATGCGCTGCTGATGGGGCCGAGTTTTGGCGCTGTCGGGGCGAGGCGGTAGGGTGCCTCGCAGGCTGAGGCGATCGCCCCGGCGCTCGATCTGGAGCCCCAGGCGGGCGGCTTTGAGGCGGGTGTTGAGCGCTGCGATCGCGTCATCTAAAGCGGCGGGGGAAGCCATCAACGTCGGAAACCGTTCATTCAGCTTGTAGAATAATTGGGGTATGAGTACTTACTTTAGAGCTACTACAGTGCCATGGGTCGTGTTGGGGTCTTATTACTAAATCTGGGGGGGCCAGAGCAGCCCGACGACGTTCGCCCCTTTTTGTTTAACCTGTTTGCCGATCCAGAAATTATTCGCTTGCCCTTCCCCTGGCTTCAGCGGCCCCTGGCCTGGT from Nodosilinea sp. FACHB-141 carries:
- a CDS encoding class I SAM-dependent RNA methyltransferase translates to MAAYFATVARGLEALAAAELEDLGAQQVEPGFCGVAFEGDLALLYRVNLWSRLVFRVLVKLGECPCRDAEDLYQGIQSIDWRPYLTPELTFAVDATGKNRTLNHTHFTALQVKNAVVDQQRQHWGDRSTIDTQHPEVRLNVHIQDDTATVSLDSSGSSLHRRGYRPAVGAAPLKESLAAALVKLTDWPGDVPLLDPLCGSGTLPLEASMAALNIAPGIFREEFGFQTWPDFDGDLWDRLWQEAEAARKENLGTWVGGCDRDPDIIHQARLNAQRCDLDEQLNFWAADLADLEAPADGGFLLCNPPYGERLGADEDLGAFYKLLGNVLKQRFKGWTAFVLSGNKALSQHIGLKSAQRVAVYNGTLPCQWLKYELY
- the infC gene encoding translation initiation factor IF-3, which translates into the protein MVNRQIRSPQVFLIDQENQNRGLMETREALTLAEDAGLDLVVVSNGKDAPVAKILDYGKLQYQQSKRQKQSSKPSLKEVKLRPNVGESDYQLRIRRSVEWLSKGDSVKFLVRLRGREHQHRDRAGELLDRIVKDIGDAGKVQALDKKALVLMITPA
- a CDS encoding response regulator, with product MSKRILVIDDELDIREVVCLSLEEFGGWQTDSAGSGQEGLDKALATPWDAILLDVSMPEMDGFAVYEQLQANPKTQAIPIILLTAKVLTSDRDRFCALGVAGVIAKPFNPVKVWQQVAQLLDWAT
- a CDS encoding response regulator, yielding MLASARLLSLGIGSIYYSGYAPPMKILLVEDDPSTRELLVFHLTAARYTVEQAADGIIAQELAALWSYDLILLDINVPRLDGLSLCRHLREQEVSTPILMLTAQAGDADVITGLDAGADDYVTKPFEVSQVLARIRALLRRGARAATIPSLVWGHLCLNPTLAQVTYSGQAVPLTPKEYSLLELFLHHPQRVFSRSAILDHLWTIDDSPTEGAVTNLVKDLRNRLKRSGVVESVIQTVYGLGYRLRDLPPSLVLGTANNGFHEPSGGAQAETQEPVLVTAPKGKTLEAIAARFQASIQQRLAVVEAAVRSLQAGNLPPQQRTVAQDEAHRLAGGLGTFGYDEGSTYARQIEQLLGDRPLQTTEVDQLSRHLLDLKQTLALTPKPLSAEIGQACHLGVILSVELELINQLQDDAVSHGWHLDRATDLGELLQTLAQGRAEAVVLTLDQSAPLAGKLAPLREVKQRFPQLPVLVLTCRDSLEERVQVARLQGDRYLVAPATPSQIFDTLSHLLPETQAPEARVMVVDNDPVTRGAITELLTPWGLQVTELGDSSQFWEMLRQVQPDLLLLALEMPTFSGIDLCQVVRQDSRFGNLPILMVAAHPDTVTVRQVFEMGADDLIGKPIVGPELVTRVLSRIERSRLRQKIEQMRRRQALYWTQQETTDPLTQVANGLHFDAFLQQQWERHCQDQAPLSLILCSPDSLRTYYQIYGQQAGDAALRRIARTLHCTINPNIDLVARCGDDEFAIVLPNTNLDGALRVVARMQQAVTDLKIPQPASDEGDYITLSLGIGGTTPTGSLSIDLLLKTADQALKDAKGRGGNTFCLYPMC
- a CDS encoding site-specific integrase, coding for MASPAALDDAIAALNTRLKAARLGLQIERRGDRLSLRGTLPPRPDSAKTRPHQQRIPLKLPATPAGLKQIEREAKVIAAQLIERRFSWANYLAPAADCQQETMPLADRVAQFEAHLMAQPCADVAAMASRKTTWDKAYAPYLKKLLVQAEQQPRQPLEAAIVATLETLSPQSRSRQVACTALKAFADFQGLALPENFEQLAGTYGNSKAQRRLLPSDEVIVEWCDRIPNPAWRYVYGVMATYGLRNHEVFFCDYQDLLQGDPEGRITVLETTKTGLHDVWPFYPEWIERFDLRQGALPPINTDLAQTTLQRIGQQVAIQFRRYGVPFSPYDLRHAWAVRTIHFGLPDTVAARMMGHSVAIHNRTYHRWITHRDQRTAVQAALQRGTWQPPL